The Tamandua tetradactyla isolate mTamTet1 chromosome 5, mTamTet1.pri, whole genome shotgun sequence genome window below encodes:
- the LOC143684060 gene encoding uncharacterized protein LOC143684060 isoform X2, with translation MKNIYGTMNQTRVLWHGRQASFPAEPPWPARHQESNPGPLSWQARCLPAEPPWPTHHIFLSNAIRGHSGRRVPQERTFPAMKIV, from the exons ATGAAGAATATTTACG gcaccatgaatcaaacccgggtcctctggcatggcaggcaagcgtcctttcctgctgagccaccgtggcccgcccg gcaccaggaatcgaacccaggtcctctgtcatggcaggcaagatgcttgcctgctgagccaccgtggcccacccaccatATATTTCTGAGTAATGCTATCAG GGGTCATTCAGGGAGGAGAGTCCCCCAGGAGAGGACATTCCCAG
- the LOC143684060 gene encoding uncharacterized protein LOC143684060 isoform X3 → MKNIYGTMNQTRVLWHGRQASFPAEPPWPARHQESNPGPLSWQARCLPAEPPWPTHHIFLSNAIRGHSGRRVPQERTFPDM, encoded by the exons ATGAAGAATATTTACG gcaccatgaatcaaacccgggtcctctggcatggcaggcaagcgtcctttcctgctgagccaccgtggcccgcccg gcaccaggaatcgaacccaggtcctctgtcatggcaggcaagatgcttgcctgctgagccaccgtggcccacccaccatATATTTCTGAGTAATGCTATCAG GGGTCATTCAGGGAGGAGAGTCCCCCAGGAGAGGACATTCCCAG ATATGTAA